In Mangifera indica cultivar Alphonso chromosome 7, CATAS_Mindica_2.1, whole genome shotgun sequence, the genomic window ttcttattaattattaatgtcttctagagttttgaaaatttgatcttATTACTTACATCTACCTCAAGAATCATACCTTTCTAATAGAGACGACCAATCCATGGATAAACCTTGGAGCAGTACAGTTGATGCCAATAGCCATTACTTGCTTGCAGGAATCAGCAATGGAGGCACATTCCATTATAGAATCACCACTAACGACATTGACACCATCCATGCAAGTGAACGAAAACCATGCTGGAATATTTATCACTTCTTCTTCAAGAAGCTCAGCGTAGGCCTGAATTCGATCAAATCGAAAATCTGAGTCGGCCAGAGCCAGAGCGAAAATGGTTCTAAACATACCATTGGTTTTAGAGAATATTACAGCCTTAATTTGTCTGCAAAATTTCAACATATACCTTTGCTTCCATTTTATTTGGAATTGTTTCAAAAGCAATTAGGTCGGGACCTGCTTGAGCTAAAATCTGTAGCCTTCTCCTATGGAAATCCTTCAATGTTTCCACAGTAACCGCATCACCATAGTCTCCACTGTAAAGAAGACAACAATTAGATAGAGGATTTATTACGAAGATGCCATTCAAGATCATTTTGCCCTTTTTGCTTGTAACACAGtatccaaatcaaattaaagaagATGAATTACTCTTGGAATCACCAATTTCGCTCACCTATACTCAGATCCATCAGCCAAATAAGCCCCATAGCTTCCCACTGATGCAGCAACCAAAACTGGACGCCTAGAAGTACATCTATCATAATAACTTTGACGTGCCTCACAAGCAATTTCAACACTTTTCCTTATCAACCCTTCTGCTTCCTCTGTAGACAAGCCTTTGGCCTCAAAACCTTGAATGGTGGCCTGCATGATCAGATCAATGAGCTGGTAAACATTCTacacagaaaaagaaaatatgccaCTCAGGAGGAATAAAATTACCTGATAAGAAGCAGTCAGGATTATATTTGCACCAGCATCAAGGTAATCTAGATGAACCTGTTACATTAACCCCACCAGTCCATGAATAAAATAGTAAGTTGAAGCTTATCAGATAATTCTTTCATCTATCACTATCAAACTGTTGACCAATCCATCTGACGGCTTAGAGGATAAACACATAAAGTTATCCATCCAAGGCActacaacaatattataacatggGACTGTACAAAGCTCTTGAGATGGGCTTAGTGCCATCCCCACGTCACTTTCAGAATATACGACACATCTTGTTCTTATCTTGCTTTGTCTTTAACTTCTATTTTAACTGTGTCTCAGGAATTTCTCCTAAATTTCGTCAGAATTTACGGATTTAAAAATGAACTTCATCCAAAGAAAATATATCAGTTTACTTAGAGCTTAAAAGGAGAATCCGGCCGCCACAGAGATATGATGTCCATCTTCGCATAAAAGAAAGAAGCAGagattggaaaaaaaaaaggggaacaAATCCGATCTCATTTTTGTAAGAAAGCCAAAAGAAGAACACGAAAAGACACACGGGAGTGTACGTAAATTTAGCAATCATGCCTGCGCGTTTTTGTTTGTCAAGAGAATAAAGAGAGTACCCTTCTAACGAGGTCAAGCGAAGTGACAAGGCACTTGGCGCTCCAAAGAGGGTCATTGAGGTTGGCGCCATAACGTTCGAGCTCGGTGGCGAAACCGCCATCAACGACGGCGAAGCCACCACACTTATGAAGGAAATCAGTCATGAATGAAGACATGTTTGGAggattcaaagaaaaaatataaagcCTAAACAGAGAAGAAATGTTTGATCTTGGGTAGGCGGTTAAcactcttattttgatttaaactgAAATGCACATCTAGTCATTGCTTAGTTGTCCTGTCTGGTATATACTTTATAAAGAGGAGGAGTGTATCAATTTACGGGATTGCCCTTCTCATACTATCGATAAAAGGTCAAATACTGTTCCCAcagaactttgatgaaacaacatATTCCTTccattaagtttcaaaaatctattttttcatCCCTCATCGACTATTCCTCTCTTGTTCCTTCCCCTTTGCGTCGTCCTATGATCCAAGTCTATATTATTAACATACTATATTAAAGTATATTACTTTAGAGGCCATTGacggccaaacgactatttcccacccaaggtttgatgttttctcaaaagtctcccctttaactatggaaacaccaaatacccactcatagccggttagatttaacaaaactctatcgcctgaaaattttatctctttttgcccccctaaacttcaaaaactaaaaattttccctcagtctaagttttaaaaaatggcagtttcaccctagggtttggttttgaaatctccgacgaccgttccggctctaTTGcagacgacctctccctcccgaagcagtctctcctttcgacgaatgcttttctcccatttggaggctcgatcagcgtcggagacgccttaggagacgaagaacttcgtcgggtaagacgaagttctttgtctccccagacgaagacgaagttctGGGAAGATGActatcttcccagacgaagacgactacttcgtcttcatctggggagacaaagaacttcgtcttccccgacgaagttcttcgtctcccaaggcgtctccgacgccgatcgagcttccaaatgggaggaaagcattcgccggaaggagaggctgcttcgggagagagaggtGGTCGGTAATGGAGTCGGAACGGTCGTctgagatttcaaaatcaaactctagggtgaaactgccattttttaaaacttaggctggggaaaaattttagtttttgaagtTTAGGGGagtaaaattagattctattttagtttatttttaatattatagcaaaaatgacgattttacccttaccaccgttagggttttgttaaatctaaccggtcatggatgggtgtttagtgtttccatagttaaagggtggaaacttgagaaaacatcaaaccttgggtgggaaagagtCGTTTGGCCGCCATTGACAGGTCAGATGTTTGGCATCAAAGCTGTAATGATATGGACCTTAGCAACAGCTTTGCAATGTTCCGTGAAAGAAAGTCTAAATTCCTGTTGGAAAGTTAAGAAAGAAGCTTATattctttagtttttttttttcccagctTTTGCATTATTCGTTTCTTTTTATAACAAATAGAAAGCAGAAGAAAGCATTATTTTGCTAAATTTGACTAGGCACAAGCACTGAAATATGAGGCCAAATTCTGTGCCCAGATTCCTTAAATTCAACAATCTGAATGTTGCCGCCGATGGCGTCCAGGTTCTGCCTTCTTTTTTCCACCTGGAAAATGAGAGTTTTGCTATTGAAGTTTgcttttggttttctttttttatgtatatttggATAAGGCCAGATCAGATCCACATAAGGGTGATTTTTAACTTGTTTCAGTAGCTGAAGTAACACCCACTTCTTTATCTTGATAAACCTAATCAATCAGCTATCTCTTTAacttgttaaatttgttttttgagGGAACAATATCATAATGAAATCTTCAATTTTCATGTTAGAAATTGTGATTTTCCTAAGTGGAAGAGGACTAAGGTGCGTTTTCTATCTATTTTATCTGATTAGAAAGCCACTTACCTGGAAAATGAGAGTTTTGCTATTGAAGTTTgcttttggttttcttttcttatgtaTAGTTGGAAAAGGCCAGATCAGGTCCAGGTATGGGTGATTTTTAGCTTGTTTCAGTAGTTGAAGTAACACCCACTTCTTTATCTTGATAAACCTAATCAATCAGCCATCTCTTTAACTTGTTAAATTTGTCATTTGAGGGAACAATATCATAATGAAATCTTCAATTTTCCTGCTAGAAATTGTGATTTTCCTAAGTGGAAGAGGACCAAGGTGCGCTTTCTATCTACTTTATCTGATTAGAAAGCCACTTATTGAGAAGATTATTCGGAGGAGCTCGACAATTATTAGAGTGAAGTGACCCTACAAAGCCACCAGGACAAATTTTCTATTCAGGAGTAGAATAACACGACTAGGATACAGATGTAGCACATCAGAAGCGACAGAAGCTAGATGATTCTAAGTTGAAACTTGCGTGGCGTTCCATTATGAATTTGCTTCCATTTGGCCACAAATGTAATCATCCCATTCACAGAATTTCTGCTGCTGATGCATGAGGGTTTGCGGATGGATGTGTTTGCTAGTGGAAAGATGCTCAATTTGGGAAAGGAAATAGGGCCACCTAGATGCACaaatattaagttttgaattgaACTGGACGTTTCACTTATCTTGGCATAGAGTTGAGGTTGGAACTACGAAAACAAGAGGAAAAATGACAATTCCTCTCATTTCAACAATACAAACGACAGAAAGGAAATTTTAAGAGACTCCTCTAAAATCATATGCTCTAAATCATATAACCACTTTTTGTAAGATGTGTGTGCCCATATGTGTATAACATGGCTCAGCAACTTACAACACAAAATTTAGGTTGTAAAAGTTTTCATCTGTAACAGGAGTTTAGTTGAAAATCATAAACCTTTTCACTAATAATGTACACTGCTGAAATT contains:
- the LOC123220252 gene encoding homocysteine S-methyltransferase 3-like isoform X1, translated to MSSFMTDFLHKCGGFAVVDGGFATELERYGANLNDPLWSAKCLVTSLDLVRRVHLDYLDAGANIILTASYQATIQGFEAKGLSTEEAEGLIRKSVEIACEARQSYYDRCTSRRPVLVAASVGSYGAYLADGSEYSGDYGDAVTVETLKDFHRRRLQILAQAGPDLIAFETIPNKMEAKAYAELLEEEVINIPAWFSFTCMDGVNVVSGDSIMECASIADSCKQVMAIGINCTAPRFIHGLVVSIRKVTSKPVIVYPNSGETYDAVLKQWVESTGTRDEDFVSYIGKWQDAGASLFGGCCRTTPNTIKAISRALSNKNTTLEF
- the LOC123220252 gene encoding homocysteine S-methyltransferase 3-like isoform X2; translated protein: MSSFMTDFLHKCGGFAVVDGGFATELERYGANLNDPLWSAKCLVTSLDLVRRVHLDYLDAGANIILTASYQATIQGFEAKGLSTEEAEGLIRKSVEIACEARQSYYDRCTSRRPVLVAASVGSYGAYLADGSEYSGDYGDAVTVETLKDFHRRRLQILAQAGPDLIAFETIPNKMEAKAYAELLEEEVINIPAWFSFTCMDGVNVVSGDSIMECASIADSCKQVMAIGINCTAPRFIHGLVVSIRKVTSKPVIVYPNSGETYDAVLKQWVMLYVPGINRDKR